The following proteins are encoded in a genomic region of Hyla sarda isolate aHylSar1 chromosome 3, aHylSar1.hap1, whole genome shotgun sequence:
- the SMIM26 gene encoding small integral membrane protein 26 produces the protein MVTLTHVLRFYRTEVRCLASWTPKPDQHWRRRLALTYAVSVWSMIGFVAFMQWRNKEPMGSPKPDSESLMDIEEEPSEGRKQKFVFSSSIQYKENSIPYTERLYQYFTSSNKTSDSGSTEN, from the exons ATGGTGACGCTCACTCATGTGTTGAGGTTTTACAGGACGGAGGTCAGGTGCCTCGCATCTTGGACTCCTAAACCGGACCAGCACTGGCGGCGCCGTCTAGCCTTAACGTACGCCGTGAGCGTGTGGAGTATGATCGGTTTCGTGGCTTTCATGCAGTGGCGGAATAAGGAACCGATGGGAAGCCCCAAACCAG ATTCAGAGAGTTTAATGGATATAGAGGAGGAGCCATCAGAGGGAAGAAAGCAGAAATTTGTATTTTCGTCCTCCATTCAGTATAAggaaaatagcataccatatactgaAAGATTATATCAGTATTTTACTTCAAGTAACAAAACATCTGACAGTGGATCTACAGAAAACTAA